The following coding sequences are from one Mytilus trossulus isolate FHL-02 chromosome 8, PNRI_Mtr1.1.1.hap1, whole genome shotgun sequence window:
- the LOC134727335 gene encoding uncharacterized protein LOC134727335, with product MGCVVVMFINSIVLVCLFLEGCESISEERFLKLEKIVENQNSRISDMENIINEQEVHIKLMNGRFKHLETKLKKHKLNCYKPDLCSCKALGFPVRHSVNQNNDNKIKEKHNNEQTEPVVRNKYDVNTRKRLLLQPTMMQSSQIGFYAYMSQNENSLSKHHTLIFDVQKTNVGNGYNPFSGLFTSPQDGLYTFATSITMIHHYASFELVKNADVQGSFFVDASGESEFRSSSSIIVLALVKGDVVFVRTSTTYVPHGDIHSSKDARSSFTGWLIQ from the exons ATGGGTTGTGTCGTTGTTATGTTTATAAATTCGATTGTTTTAGTCTGTTTATTTCTTGAAGGATGTGAATCGATTTCAGAGGAAAGATTTTTGAAACTTGAGAAAATAGTCGAAAATCAGAATTCGCGAATCTCCGATATGGAAAACATAATTAACGAACAAGAAGTGCATATTAAACTAATGAATGGGCGATTTAAACATCTGGAGACTAAACTGAAGAAACATAAACTGAACTGTTATAAACCCGATTTATGTAGCTGTAAGGCGCTTGGTTTCCCGGTGAGACATTCAGTTAACCAGAATAACGACaacaaaataaaggaaaaacacaATAATGAACAAACCGAACCAGTTGTGAGGAATAAATATGATGTTAATACAA GAAAACGACTTCTCCTCCAACCTACTATGATGCAAAGTTCACAAATAGGGTTTTATGCGTATATGAGTCAAAACGAAAACAGTCTAAGTAAGCATCATACTCTAATTTTCGATGTTCAGAAAACCAACGTTGGAAATGGCTACAATCCCTTTTCTGGTCTCTTCACATCTCCACAAGACGGTCTCTATACGTTTGCAACCAGTATTACAATGATTCATCATTATGCATCGTTTGAACTCGTAAAAAACGCCGACGTACAAGGATCATTCTTCGTTGATGCGTCAGGAGAAAGTGAATTTAGGTCTTCTTCATCGATTATTGTCTTAGCACTAGTCAAAGGGGATGTAGTATTCGTCCGAACCAGTACAACATACGTACCTCATGGGGATATACACAGCTCTAAGGATGCAAGATCGTCATTTACCGGCTGgcttattcaataa